Proteins from a genomic interval of Desulfitibacter alkalitolerans DSM 16504:
- a CDS encoding spore germination protein: MLFFSRLRKPKQQNNSNSNSNSKSRGKQKCFGDEPALPVFKSLEKNLEEVQHKLGNSTDVVVRRFVMGKENNHAGVLIFIDGLVDKSMVHEQVLKPLIYSTDPTDLIMHGFLKNTFKKLENTGILVADTREEKCINKALENVLEGQTLVILDKIPSAWILDTRGWQSRAIQESTENPIIRGPKESFVETLRLNTAMLRRRIHSPDLRIEERVIGKVTKTAAAVCYIEGIVDPDVVKETYRRLNKIEIDGVLDTGYLEELMQDHPFTPFPLMAHTDRPDKVAANLLEGRVAIIVDGSPAVLTAPSVFMEFLQASEDYYERFIVSTLLRWIRILALFIALTFPALYVGVVGYHVETLPPSLMISIAAGRGGNTFPCSCRSISYRGQL, encoded by the coding sequence ATGCTTTTTTTTTCTAGACTGAGAAAGCCTAAACAGCAAAATAACTCAAACTCAAATTCAAACTCAAAATCAAGAGGAAAACAGAAGTGTTTCGGGGATGAGCCAGCACTTCCTGTTTTCAAAAGCCTTGAAAAGAATCTGGAAGAGGTCCAGCATAAGCTTGGCAACAGCACTGATGTAGTTGTCAGGCGGTTTGTTATGGGTAAGGAGAATAACCATGCAGGAGTACTTATTTTTATTGATGGTTTAGTGGATAAAAGCATGGTACATGAACAGGTGTTAAAGCCTTTAATATATTCTACTGATCCAACTGATCTCATAATGCATGGATTTCTTAAAAACACCTTCAAAAAACTGGAAAATACAGGCATATTAGTGGCAGATACAAGGGAAGAAAAGTGTATAAATAAGGCACTGGAAAATGTTTTAGAGGGGCAGACCCTTGTTATTTTGGATAAAATTCCAAGTGCCTGGATATTAGACACAAGGGGATGGCAGTCCAGGGCAATTCAGGAATCCACTGAAAATCCTATAATTAGAGGACCCAAGGAAAGCTTTGTAGAGACACTTAGACTAAATACAGCCATGCTTCGCAGGAGAATACACTCTCCTGATCTCCGCATAGAGGAAAGGGTAATAGGAAAGGTTACTAAAACGGCAGCTGCAGTATGCTATATTGAAGGAATTGTTGACCCAGATGTAGTTAAAGAAACATACAGAAGATTAAACAAAATTGAAATTGATGGAGTTTTAGATACTGGATATCTGGAAGAATTAATGCAGGATCATCCCTTTACGCCCTTTCCTTTAATGGCACATACAGACAGGCCTGATAAAGTTGCTGCAAATCTGTTAGAAGGCAGGGTAGCAATAATTGTAGATGGCAGCCCGGCAGTATTAACTGCACCTTCAGTTTTTATGGAGTTTTTACAGGCGTCAGAGGATTATTATGAAAGATTTATTGTCTCCACATTGCTAAGATGGATCAGGATATTAGCCTTGTTTATTGCTCTTACCTTTCCTGCATTATATGTTGGGGTTGTTGGATACCATGTGGAGACGCTGCCCCCTTCACTGATGATAAGCATAGCAGCTGGAAGGGGGGGGAACACCTTTCCCTGCAGTTGTAGAAGCATTTCTTATAGGGGCCAGCTTTGA
- a CDS encoding spore germination protein codes for MEGGGTPFPAVVEAFLIGASFEILREAGLRLPKQVGQAVSIVGVLIIGQAAVEADIFSPIMVIVAAFTAIASFTIPNYSFASAFVPLRLIFLAMASLFGVFGIMVGIIAIAVHLAGLRSFGVPYLAPITPARLAGVKDTIVRVPWWFMRTRPARLTDNEIRQPKGQMPREKKPKH; via the coding sequence CTGGAAGGGGGGGGAACACCTTTCCCTGCAGTTGTAGAAGCATTTCTTATAGGGGCCAGCTTTGAGATCCTCAGAGAGGCAGGATTAAGACTGCCAAAGCAGGTAGGTCAGGCTGTTAGTATAGTTGGTGTCCTGATAATTGGGCAGGCAGCAGTAGAAGCTGATATATTCTCTCCCATCATGGTTATAGTTGCAGCATTTACGGCTATAGCTTCCTTTACAATTCCTAATTACAGCTTTGCTTCTGCCTTTGTTCCCTTGCGACTTATATTTCTTGCTATGGCCTCATTATTTGGAGTCTTCGGTATTATGGTAGGTATAATAGCCATTGCAGTTCATTTAGCTGGTCTTAGGAGCTTTGGTGTGCCATATCTTGCTCCAATTACACCGGCAAGGCTTGCAGGTGTTAAGGATACCATAGTACGAGTCCCCTGGTGGTTTATGCGTACTCGTCCCGCTAGATTGACAGATAACGAAATTCGCCAGCCTAAAGGGCAAATGCCCAGAGAAAAAAAGCCAAAGCATTAA
- the sdaAB gene encoding L-serine ammonia-lyase, iron-sulfur-dependent subunit beta encodes MTSVFDILGPVMVGPSSSHTAGAVNIGRVARQVLGCEPDRADITLYGSFAKTYKGHGTDRALAGGILGMTTYDPRIKNALEIARQQGVIVNFIIAGDHPYHPNTARIEIYGCEQKTQIVGVSIGGGRISIREIDGFEVNISGEYHTIVCSYDEQLGMVARVSSILASEHINIAFMRVSRSENRDKALMVVEVDQPLTEEVLKRINRLKAISHVKYVKKIEF; translated from the coding sequence ATGACCAGTGTTTTTGATATACTTGGCCCAGTGATGGTGGGGCCATCCAGTTCCCATACAGCTGGAGCAGTAAATATTGGCAGGGTTGCAAGGCAGGTGCTTGGTTGTGAACCAGATAGAGCAGACATTACACTATATGGTTCCTTTGCAAAAACCTATAAAGGTCACGGCACAGATCGTGCGTTAGCAGGTGGAATTCTTGGGATGACTACCTATGACCCACGCATCAAAAATGCCCTGGAGATTGCCAGGCAGCAGGGAGTAATAGTAAATTTTATTATAGCAGGCGACCATCCCTATCACCCAAACACTGCAAGAATTGAGATTTACGGTTGTGAGCAGAAGACGCAAATTGTAGGAGTTTCCATTGGTGGAGGCAGGATTTCCATTAGAGAAATTGACGGCTTTGAGGTAAATATTTCAGGTGAATATCATACCATAGTCTGCTCATATGATGAGCAATTAGGAATGGTGGCAAGGGTATCTTCAATATTGGCTTCAGAGCATATAAATATTGCTTTTATGAGGGTATCCCGCAGTGAAAATAGGGATAAGGCTCTCATGGTGGTAGAGGTGGACCAGCCTTTAACAGAAGAGGTGCTCAAGCGAATTAACAGGTTAAAAGCTATTTCCCATGTTAAATATGTAAAGAAAATAGAGTTTTAA
- a CDS encoding GerAB/ArcD/ProY family transporter, with protein MQEKISLGQFSKLVAAIIIATVFLTLPRRLAITAQWDSPFSLLIGYGAAWFTGFIVIWISLKHPQDTFVGYSKKILGPYLGWLFGAMVFLVIMNLSVLTIRLAGITYTVAGYTKTPIIIFSGVTVLLAVWVLKEGIEVLGRVAEMFYIPLVLSIILLSLSVLNKVELDNLLPVLAFGPEPVLKGAILAFSTGVEHVFLTGLLISMLQDLNKKVYAAHLYGVFIGSFMILLMVIFTIGVFSVDDVKRFYLPPYQLAKVVEIGSFINGVEVILLGIWTIASFLEVTIFLYISVMIISQLLNVSYRDILVPLAYLFLFMSLAPVDNHQVENEFSFVGQYGIIPMALLFVLIMVPGQLIYQKSRRNKHEAEGDSNK; from the coding sequence GTGCAGGAAAAAATTTCTCTAGGACAATTTTCCAAATTAGTGGCCGCAATAATAATTGCCACGGTATTTCTAACCCTACCAAGAAGATTGGCCATAACTGCACAATGGGACAGTCCATTTTCTTTACTAATAGGATATGGGGCTGCCTGGTTTACGGGCTTTATAGTTATATGGATCAGCTTAAAGCACCCGCAGGATACCTTTGTTGGCTACAGCAAAAAAATTCTGGGACCCTACCTTGGTTGGCTTTTTGGAGCAATGGTATTCCTGGTAATTATGAACCTTAGTGTATTAACTATAAGGCTGGCAGGGATAACTTATACAGTAGCAGGCTATACAAAAACTCCGATAATTATATTTTCCGGAGTTACTGTGTTGCTTGCTGTCTGGGTACTTAAAGAAGGCATAGAAGTACTTGGAAGGGTTGCAGAGATGTTCTATATACCCCTGGTTTTATCAATTATTTTATTGTCTCTGTCAGTATTAAATAAAGTTGAATTGGATAATCTTTTGCCTGTACTTGCTTTTGGCCCAGAGCCTGTTCTTAAAGGAGCAATATTGGCCTTTTCTACTGGGGTAGAACATGTTTTTCTTACAGGACTATTAATTTCAATGCTTCAAGACTTAAACAAGAAGGTTTATGCAGCACACTTATATGGAGTTTTCATTGGTTCTTTCATGATTTTGCTAATGGTTATATTTACAATAGGTGTCTTTAGTGTGGATGATGTAAAAAGATTTTACTTGCCCCCCTATCAGTTGGCCAAGGTGGTAGAAATTGGGTCATTTATAAATGGAGTTGAGGTAATCTTATTGGGAATATGGACAATTGCAAGCTTCTTAGAAGTTACTATCTTTTTGTATATAAGCGTTATGATTATCAGTCAGCTTTTGAATGTAAGCTACAGGGATATTCTTGTCCCCCTGGCATATTTATTCCTGTTCATGTCCCTGGCGCCTGTGGATAATCATCAGGTTGAAAATGAGTTTAGCTTTGTGGGTCAATATGGAATAATACCAATGGCCCTGTTATTTGTTTTGATAATGGTGCCAGGGCAGTTAATTTATCAAAAAAGCAGAAGAAACAAACATGAGGCAGAGGGTGATTCTAATAAATAG
- a CDS encoding response regulator transcription factor yields MARNILVVEDEQKLNKLISDYLAQEGYNVTSVFTGKDARRVLENQEVHLIILDWMLPDESGLDICREVRSDQGTPIIMLTAKSDEFDKVMGLEMGADDYMTKPFSLRELAARVKVVLRRYANHSTENSTEDEIIRHGDILVDLNKHSVYIDGNQVKLTPTEFKLLAHLIQKPGRVYSRLQLLETLGEAYEGYERSLDTHMSNLRKKIEKNPNKPKYIITVYGIGYKMEENADENPKD; encoded by the coding sequence ATGGCTAGGAATATTCTAGTGGTGGAAGATGAACAAAAACTAAATAAGCTCATAAGTGATTATCTTGCCCAGGAAGGATATAATGTGACTAGTGTTTTTACCGGTAAGGATGCACGGCGCGTTTTAGAGAATCAAGAGGTTCATTTAATAATCCTCGACTGGATGCTTCCTGACGAAAGCGGTCTGGACATTTGCAGAGAAGTGAGAAGTGACCAGGGGACTCCCATTATCATGCTTACTGCAAAATCCGATGAATTTGATAAGGTCATGGGGTTAGAAATGGGAGCAGATGACTATATGACTAAACCTTTTAGTTTAAGAGAGCTGGCTGCCAGGGTAAAAGTAGTGCTGCGCAGGTATGCTAATCATTCTACTGAGAACTCTACAGAAGATGAGATTATCAGGCATGGAGATATATTAGTAGATTTGAACAAACACTCTGTTTATATAGATGGAAATCAGGTGAAGCTAACACCTACAGAATTTAAGCTTCTGGCCCATTTAATACAAAAGCCGGGGCGAGTATATTCCAGGCTCCAGCTCTTAGAAACCCTTGGCGAAGCATATGAAGGTTATGAAAGGTCTCTAGATACCCACATGAGCAATCTCAGAAAAAAAATAGAAAAAAACCCCAATAAACCAAAATATATAATTACTGTTTACGGCATTGGTTATAAAATGGAGGAAAATGCAGATGAAAACCCTAAGGATTAA
- the sdaAA gene encoding L-serine ammonia-lyase, iron-sulfur-dependent, subunit alpha codes for MEKYNSLKEWVSLADKYGISLAEVVVKWEASASGKSEAEIRHKMYNNLMVMKKSIEDGLEKKEATMGGLANGEAVKVRDAVKNGVMPDDRISRVSYRALAVSELNAAMGCIVAAPTAGSCGILPAILITVAEEKNSSKEELVEALFVASGIGIIIAEKATIAGAEGGCQAECGSAASMAAGAVVYLNKGTAEQVLDAAALALKNSLGLVCDPVAGLVEVPCIKRNAFLAVQALVAADLALAGVKSVIPADEVISAMSEIGREMASKYKETAQGGLAATPTGIRIMKELLGNNKQYSL; via the coding sequence ATGGAAAAATATAATTCTTTAAAAGAATGGGTTAGTTTAGCTGACAAATATGGCATTTCCCTGGCAGAAGTTGTTGTCAAGTGGGAAGCATCAGCTTCGGGAAAAAGTGAAGCAGAGATTCGTCATAAAATGTACAATAATCTTATGGTAATGAAAAAATCCATTGAAGACGGCCTGGAAAAAAAAGAAGCCACAATGGGTGGACTTGCCAATGGGGAAGCCGTGAAAGTGCGTGATGCCGTTAAAAATGGTGTAATGCCGGATGATAGAATTTCCAGGGTGAGCTATAGGGCTCTAGCTGTTAGCGAATTGAATGCTGCCATGGGATGTATTGTTGCAGCACCTACTGCCGGGTCATGCGGCATTCTTCCGGCAATCCTTATAACTGTTGCTGAAGAGAAAAATAGCAGCAAAGAGGAGTTGGTGGAAGCCCTGTTTGTTGCTTCCGGGATTGGCATTATCATTGCTGAAAAGGCTACAATTGCAGGAGCTGAGGGCGGCTGCCAGGCTGAATGCGGTTCAGCTGCAAGCATGGCTGCCGGTGCTGTAGTCTATTTAAACAAGGGAACTGCAGAACAGGTGTTAGATGCGGCAGCACTAGCTCTAAAAAATTCCCTTGGACTTGTCTGTGATCCTGTAGCAGGACTGGTGGAAGTGCCCTGTATTAAAAGAAATGCCTTTCTGGCTGTTCAAGCTTTAGTTGCCGCTGACCTTGCCCTTGCCGGAGTAAAAAGTGTCATCCCAGCAGATGAAGTTATTTCCGCCATGTCAGAGATAGGCCGGGAGATGGCATCCAAGTATAAGGAAACTGCCCAGGGAGGCCTTGCAGCAACACCAACAGGAATAAGGATAATGAAGGAACTTCTAGGAAACAATAAACAGTATTCTTTGTAG
- a CDS encoding flavin reductase, protein MANKKWRCTVCNYIHTGETPPDKCPVCGVGPEKFVLVTEETVDEARKRELQNICFGISYGLFVICSKDGAKFNGQTANSLFQITSDPIQVAVGINKNNLTHEYIKKSGVFTASILCQENHDLVKHFGYQSGKEVDKMEGIKFKLGEKTGVPYIQKTLSYLECEVDWEKTVDVGTHTLYVARVIGADKLEQGESMTYAYYRATR, encoded by the coding sequence ATGGCAAACAAAAAATGGCGGTGTACAGTGTGCAACTATATACATACAGGAGAAACTCCACCAGACAAGTGCCCTGTATGTGGTGTGGGCCCCGAGAAATTTGTTCTTGTCACAGAAGAAACGGTAGACGAGGCTAGAAAAAGAGAACTGCAAAATATATGCTTTGGTATTTCCTATGGGCTTTTTGTGATATGCTCCAAGGATGGAGCCAAATTCAACGGGCAGACTGCCAACAGTCTATTTCAGATAACTAGTGACCCAATTCAGGTGGCAGTAGGCATAAACAAGAATAACCTGACCCATGAATATATCAAGAAAAGCGGAGTATTTACAGCAAGTATTTTATGCCAGGAAAATCATGACCTAGTGAAACACTTTGGATACCAATCAGGTAAAGAAGTGGATAAGATGGAGGGAATAAAATTTAAGCTGGGTGAGAAAACTGGAGTGCCCTATATTCAAAAAACCTTGTCATATTTGGAATGTGAAGTTGACTGGGAGAAGACTGTAGATGTTGGCACCCATACATTGTATGTTGCCAGGGTAATTGGTGCAGATAAACTGGAGCAGGGTGAGTCAATGACCTATGCATACTACAGGGCAACCCGCTAA
- the ychF gene encoding redox-regulated ATPase YchF: MKVGLVGLPTVGKTTFFNLLTNAKVETSAFQSGKVSANLSLARVPDERVDFLAQIYKPKKVTYAQIEVIDVPGLARGASEGRGSGNQFLGSIRKVDCLVHIVRAFSDESIIHSDGSVNIIRDIENISTELLLADLQLVETRIERIDTGKKITRELMAEKEVLQKLQESLENELGLANIELSEGEQEILSHLDFLTDKPVIIVINVDEQQLMEGYESREEAFNYCKEKNLPVFEVCAKAEAEISELSEEDRVEFMKDLNIKEPGIHLLARAIYHRLGLISFLTTGEDEVRAWTIKRNTTAKAAAGKIHSDIERGFIRAEVISYSDFKECGSMVRAKELGRLRLEGKEYIVQDGDMINFRFNV; the protein is encoded by the coding sequence ATGAAGGTAGGATTGGTTGGACTTCCTACAGTAGGTAAAACTACTTTTTTTAATCTACTGACTAATGCAAAGGTGGAAACAAGTGCCTTTCAAAGCGGCAAGGTCAGTGCCAATTTAAGTTTGGCAAGGGTTCCAGATGAGAGGGTTGATTTTCTTGCCCAGATTTATAAACCTAAAAAGGTGACTTACGCTCAAATTGAAGTCATAGATGTGCCGGGCCTCGCAAGGGGTGCTAGTGAGGGCAGGGGCTCAGGAAATCAGTTTCTGGGCAGCATTAGAAAGGTTGATTGTCTTGTCCATATAGTAAGGGCATTCTCTGACGAGAGCATAATTCACTCAGATGGTTCAGTTAATATTATCAGGGACATAGAGAATATTAGCACAGAACTGCTCCTTGCAGACCTTCAGCTTGTTGAAACAAGAATTGAAAGAATCGACACTGGAAAGAAAATTACCAGGGAGCTCATGGCAGAAAAAGAAGTTCTTCAAAAGCTCCAGGAATCCCTGGAAAACGAGCTGGGCCTGGCAAATATTGAATTATCTGAGGGAGAGCAAGAAATACTAAGCCATCTAGACTTTTTAACTGACAAACCTGTAATTATAGTTATCAATGTTGATGAACAACAGCTAATGGAGGGTTATGAAAGCAGGGAGGAAGCCTTTAACTATTGCAAGGAAAAAAACCTTCCTGTATTTGAGGTGTGTGCCAAGGCTGAGGCGGAAATTAGTGAGCTTAGCGAGGAAGATAGAGTAGAATTTATGAAGGATTTGAATATTAAGGAGCCTGGCATCCATCTCCTTGCCAGGGCTATTTACCATAGGCTAGGGTTAATATCCTTTTTAACCACGGGAGAAGATGAAGTCAGAGCATGGACAATAAAAAGGAATACAACTGCAAAAGCCGCAGCAGGAAAAATACATTCTGATATTGAGCGCGGTTTTATTAGAGCTGAGGTAATAAGCTATAGTGACTTTAAAGAATGCGGCAGCATGGTCAGGGCCAAGGAACTTGGCAGGCTTCGCCTGGAAGGAAAAGAGTATATTGTACAGGATGGTGACATGATAAACTTCAGATTTAATGTTTAA
- a CDS encoding sensor histidine kinase: MKTLRIKIIAGLVIISFLVAFTLALFTAVNTKRLFSDYLNEYREARQVQWARVLAQYYLQRGSWLEVSQILPVSREYGMMGMMRGRRVTSGELIVLADSQGSILAATERFTRETLRKDEIQRASPIKINEQLVGYVYLKVEYEIPGLATMESQFLSSVYYSSIIGGLLAAITAALAGISFSNRLVLPLRRLTESAQRITRGQWDVNVDIDREDEVGELAKAFSKMADKLRETEMARKTLVADVAHELRNPLATLRAQLESIQEGVTKPETDQILLLNDEVIRLSRLVNDLQDLSLAEVGKLNLNKEQTRLDLLLKKVTDYFEGTLREKEIKLIMEVTLLSSISMDSQRIKQVIINLLMNAIRHTPYGKRIIISGQERDEEIYIEIYNEGDPILTKDLPHIFNRFYRADQGRSREQGGSGLGLAITRGLIEAHGGSVGAANMPEGVKFFFTLPK, from the coding sequence ATGAAAACCCTAAGGATTAAGATTATTGCAGGGTTAGTTATCATATCCTTTCTAGTCGCTTTTACACTTGCCCTTTTTACCGCTGTAAACACAAAAAGGCTGTTTTCAGATTATCTTAATGAGTACAGAGAGGCTAGACAGGTACAGTGGGCCAGGGTTCTGGCTCAATATTATCTGCAAAGGGGCTCCTGGCTGGAGGTTAGTCAAATCCTGCCAGTATCTAGAGAATATGGAATGATGGGTATGATGCGGGGTAGGAGAGTAACTTCAGGGGAACTCATAGTACTTGCAGATTCCCAGGGAAGTATACTAGCAGCCACAGAAAGGTTTACAAGGGAGACACTTAGAAAAGATGAAATACAACGGGCCAGCCCTATAAAAATAAATGAACAATTAGTAGGCTATGTTTACTTAAAAGTTGAATATGAAATACCTGGTCTTGCCACTATGGAAAGTCAATTTCTTAGTTCTGTTTATTACTCAAGCATAATAGGAGGACTTTTAGCAGCAATAACTGCAGCCCTGGCAGGAATATCCTTTAGTAATAGATTGGTGCTGCCCCTCAGACGGTTGACAGAGTCTGCACAAAGAATCACCAGGGGTCAATGGGATGTTAATGTAGACATTGACAGAGAGGATGAAGTAGGTGAACTGGCTAAAGCATTCAGCAAAATGGCTGATAAGCTGCGGGAAACAGAAATGGCAAGAAAAACCCTTGTTGCAGATGTGGCCCATGAATTAAGGAATCCCCTGGCAACATTAAGGGCCCAGCTGGAAAGTATCCAGGAAGGTGTAACTAAGCCAGAGACAGACCAGATCTTACTTTTAAATGACGAAGTAATTCGTCTCAGCAGGCTTGTTAATGATTTACAGGATCTTTCCCTGGCTGAAGTAGGAAAACTGAATTTAAACAAAGAACAAACAAGGCTAGATCTACTGCTGAAAAAGGTAACAGATTATTTTGAAGGAACTCTTAGAGAAAAAGAAATTAAACTAATCATGGAGGTTACCTTGCTAAGCAGCATTAGCATGGATAGTCAAAGGATAAAACAGGTGATAATTAATCTTCTTATGAATGCAATACGCCATACCCCTTATGGCAAAAGGATAATTATCTCAGGCCAGGAAAGAGATGAGGAGATTTATATAGAAATCTACAATGAAGGGGACCCTATATTAACAAAGGACCTGCCTCATATTTTCAACAGGTTTTATAGAGCCGACCAGGGAAGAAGCCGGGAGCAGGGTGGGTCAGGTCTTGGCCTGGCAATTACCAGGGGCCTAATAGAAGCCCATGGTGGGTCAGTAGGTGCAGCAAATATGCCAGAAGGCGTAAAGTTTTTCTTTACACTACCCAAATAG